In a single window of the Streptomyces sp. NBC_00285 genome:
- a CDS encoding TetR/AcrR family transcriptional regulator: MTPAAQHPDGPAAQPLRSDAERNRERITVAARKVFARDGLGASMASVAREAGVGIATMFRRFPTKEELVDAVFIDRMDAYADAVAVAVEDPDPWNGFVHYIETACAMQAADSGFADVLITTFPTAKALERRRDEAYEGMVELIGRAKATGRLREDFDSSDLVLLHMANAGVVSATGDAAPDAWRRVVALFVQSFEAPARGPLPASPEHDALYRAMLRTGPVADAAPEPDAGNN; the protein is encoded by the coding sequence ATGACCCCTGCCGCCCAGCACCCCGACGGCCCTGCCGCCCAGCCTCTGCGCAGCGATGCCGAGCGCAACCGGGAGCGGATCACAGTCGCCGCGCGCAAGGTGTTCGCACGTGACGGTCTGGGTGCCTCGATGGCCTCCGTGGCCCGTGAGGCGGGGGTGGGGATCGCCACCATGTTCCGCCGCTTCCCCACGAAGGAGGAGTTGGTCGACGCCGTCTTCATCGACCGCATGGACGCCTACGCCGATGCCGTCGCCGTCGCAGTGGAGGACCCCGACCCCTGGAACGGGTTCGTGCACTACATCGAGACCGCCTGCGCGATGCAGGCCGCCGACAGCGGCTTCGCCGACGTCCTCATCACGACCTTCCCGACCGCCAAGGCGCTGGAGCGGCGCCGCGACGAGGCATACGAGGGCATGGTGGAACTCATCGGCCGGGCCAAGGCGACGGGCCGACTGCGCGAGGACTTCGACTCCTCGGACCTGGTGCTGCTGCACATGGCCAACGCCGGTGTCGTCAGCGCCACCGGCGACGCCGCCCCCGACGCCTGGCGCCGCGTCGTCGCCCTGTTCGTCCAGTCCTTCGAGGCCCCCGCCCGCGGCCCCCTGCCCGCCTCACCCGAGCATGACGCCCTCTACCGGGCCATGCTCCGCACGGGTCCAGTCGCTGACGCGGCGCCGGAGCCGGATGCGGGCAACAACTGA
- a CDS encoding SDR family NAD(P)-dependent oxidoreductase — translation MTSIAIIGAGPQMGLAIARTFGAQGFDVALISRNREKLDGLVGKLAGDGITAAAFPADVLDRDALTQALKDASARFGGIDVLEYSPVGSFGVIKLTAPAETEPSHVEFEMNFQLYGAITATQAVLPAMRETGAGTLLYTTGAGSIWPDPRVANVNAAAAALRNWAMNLHKELEGTGIQAAHVGIDSSIGVSVIPGVEAAKPEQIAPLYWDLHTSKRDEAELVFRLDAEGFPRA, via the coding sequence GTGACCAGCATCGCCATCATCGGAGCCGGCCCCCAGATGGGCCTGGCCATCGCCCGCACCTTCGGCGCCCAGGGCTTCGACGTCGCCCTGATCTCCCGTAACCGCGAGAAGCTCGACGGCCTTGTCGGCAAGCTCGCCGGCGACGGCATCACCGCCGCAGCGTTCCCCGCGGACGTGCTCGACCGCGACGCGCTCACCCAGGCGCTCAAGGACGCCTCCGCGCGGTTCGGCGGGATCGACGTCCTGGAGTACTCCCCGGTGGGGTCGTTCGGTGTCATAAAGCTGACCGCTCCGGCCGAGACCGAGCCGTCTCATGTGGAGTTCGAGATGAACTTCCAGCTCTACGGAGCCATCACCGCCACCCAGGCGGTACTGCCGGCGATGCGGGAGACCGGCGCGGGCACCCTGCTCTACACCACCGGCGCCGGCTCGATCTGGCCCGACCCGCGGGTCGCCAACGTCAACGCCGCCGCCGCGGCGCTGCGCAACTGGGCGATGAACCTGCACAAGGAGCTGGAGGGCACCGGCATCCAGGCCGCCCACGTCGGCATCGACTCGTCGATCGGCGTCTCCGTCATCCCCGGGGTCGAGGCGGCCAAGCCGGAGCAGATCGCTCCCCTCTACTGGGACCTGCACACCTCCAAGCGCGACGAGGCCGAGCTCGTCTTCCGCCTCGACGCCGAGGGCTTCCCCCGCGCCTGA